The sequence below is a genomic window from Deltaproteobacteria bacterium.
TACCAAATCAGTCATTCGGACCACTGGTACGTCCAGTGGTACGGATACAACGCCCTTAAGGCTTTGGGATGGCGGCAAAAAATATCGATCTGAAAATCCTGGCTGCCTGTACAGCGGTGGTCATGGTCGTGGAAAGCGGGCTCTACTGGGCAGCCGGGTCGGAAAGCATTTCACCGCTGGCCCTGATCGGGGGGGCAAGGGTTCTGGAGGGGCTGCTGATCCTGGTCTTGATTGCGAAAGCGTGCCCGGGCGGCCTGGCCGCCATCGGCCTTTCCAGGCGCGGCGTGGTTTCCGGAATCAGGCAGGGGTTGATCTGGTCGGCGGCTTTCGGGGCGCTGGTCGCGCTCGTGTGCCTGCTCGTTTATATGGCTGCCGGCATCAACGCCCTGGCGCGCATGCACGCCGCCGACGCCGAATCGACCCGGACCCTGGTCCTCTTTTTCATCGTGGGCGGCGGCGTGAGCCCCGTAGCCGAGGAGATCTTTTTCCGGGGCGTTCTCTACGGCTACCTGCGGCGCTGGGGTGTCTTGACGGCGGTCATCTTCAGCACCCTTCTTTTTGCCCTGGCGCACGCTGCCCGGGGAGGATTTCCCCTGACCCAGTCCGTCGGCGGGTTGTTGTTTGCCCTGGCCTACGAAAGGGAGCGCAGCCTGCTGGTGCCCATCGTGATTCACGTTCTTGGGAACCTGGCCATCTTTTCCGTCACCCTCTTTTAGATTGTTTTCCATGGGCG
It includes:
- a CDS encoding CPBP family intramembrane metalloprotease, which encodes MAAKNIDLKILAACTAVVMVVESGLYWAAGSESISPLALIGGARVLEGLLILVLIAKACPGGLAAIGLSRRGVVSGIRQGLIWSAAFGALVALVCLLVYMAAGINALARMHAADAESTRTLVLFFIVGGGVSPVAEEIFFRGVLYGYLRRWGVLTAVIFSTLLFALAHAARGGFPLTQSVGGLLFALAYERERSLLVPIVIHVLGNLAIFSVTLF